The following coding sequences lie in one Thermodesulforhabdaceae bacterium genomic window:
- a CDS encoding sigma-54 dependent transcriptional regulator, whose translation MEYGKINASILIVDDEPDFLRLLGRIVRLELPECEVLFAESANKALELLNIHDVDVACLDIKMPDMDGFELLSYIRDHYPLITVIMITAYGCIEVAVRAIKEGAYDFITKPLEQDVFILTLRKAIERAKLLRENLRLRESVKHYEVFQNIVGSSPAMRKVFDSIRMVAPTDVTVLIRGESGTGKELVARAIHELSDRRSGPFVPVNCPAVPEHILESELFGYKKGAFTHAVHNRKGLFQEAQGGTIFLDEIGDIPMNIQTKLLRVLQEKEIKPLGDAHTIKVDVRVIASTNQDLERKIAEGSFREDLFYRLNVVPIFVPSLRDRREDIPLLVEHFLKKYSDKFKKFVRQISPELMRWLMNQEWKGNVRELENTIMRGVLFAQGEELLLKDLGASVEGRTIERSFELFPDFSKNFENSGDMELSYKDAKEKNLKEFHERFFGRLLSITNGNISQAARLCGLERQALQYILKRYGIQIEQYKRSEQNHGGTIRN comes from the coding sequence ATGGAATACGGCAAGATAAATGCGAGCATACTGATTGTTGATGATGAGCCAGATTTTTTGAGACTTTTGGGGCGTATCGTCCGGCTTGAACTTCCGGAGTGCGAGGTTCTTTTTGCTGAGTCAGCGAATAAGGCTCTGGAATTACTTAATATTCATGATGTAGATGTCGCCTGTCTCGACATAAAAATGCCAGATATGGATGGATTCGAACTCCTTAGTTATATAAGGGATCATTATCCTCTTATAACGGTTATAATGATAACTGCTTACGGATGTATTGAAGTGGCTGTGCGAGCAATTAAAGAAGGAGCTTACGACTTTATAACCAAGCCCCTGGAGCAGGATGTGTTTATTCTTACGCTAAGAAAAGCCATAGAACGAGCAAAGCTTCTTCGAGAAAATCTCCGACTTAGAGAAAGCGTTAAACATTACGAAGTCTTTCAAAATATTGTTGGATCTAGCCCGGCAATGCGCAAAGTGTTCGATTCAATTCGGATGGTAGCTCCAACAGATGTGACAGTCCTTATACGGGGAGAATCAGGCACAGGTAAAGAATTGGTGGCAAGAGCCATCCATGAACTCAGTGATCGTCGATCGGGTCCTTTTGTTCCGGTAAATTGTCCTGCTGTTCCTGAACACATCCTGGAAAGTGAGCTCTTTGGATACAAAAAGGGTGCCTTTACTCACGCCGTTCATAACAGAAAGGGACTTTTTCAGGAGGCTCAGGGGGGCACCATCTTTTTGGATGAAATTGGCGATATTCCCATGAACATACAAACGAAGCTCTTGAGAGTTCTCCAAGAAAAAGAAATAAAACCCCTGGGGGATGCTCACACAATAAAGGTGGATGTTCGAGTTATCGCATCCACAAATCAGGATCTTGAACGTAAAATTGCAGAAGGAAGCTTCCGAGAGGACCTTTTCTATCGGTTGAATGTTGTGCCGATCTTCGTGCCGTCTCTTAGAGACCGCCGGGAGGATATTCCGCTGTTGGTTGAGCATTTTTTGAAAAAATATTCTGATAAGTTCAAAAAATTTGTTCGCCAAATATCACCAGAACTTATGAGATGGCTCATGAATCAGGAATGGAAAGGCAATGTGCGGGAACTGGAAAATACTATCATGAGAGGTGTGCTTTTTGCTCAAGGCGAAGAACTGCTTTTGAAAGATTTGGGGGCTTCTGTAGAAGGGCGAACAATAGAGCGTTCCTTTGAACTGTTTCCTGATTTTTCGAAAAATTTCGAAAACTCTGGCGATATGGAACTTTCTTATAAGGATGCAAAAGAGAAAAACCTAAAAGAATTTCACGAACGTTTTTTTGGTCGCTTGCTTTCCATAACAAATGGTAATATTTCTCAGGCTGCAAGGCTCTGCGGACTTGAACGTCAAGCCTTGCAATACATACTTAAACGATACGGTATCCAGATTGAACAATACAAGCGTAGTGAGCAAAACCATGGCGGAACAATACGGAATTAA